From a single Intestinibaculum porci genomic region:
- a CDS encoding ABC1 kinase family protein, translating into MAKDAKETHSSRRLSEILSILQKHHIIRGLTPVKLREILEDLGPTYVKFGQIMSMRSDMLPSSYTKELEKLRTDVSPMDFTTVKASIEEELGMPLKDVFASINEKPLGSASIAQVHEATLVTGEEVVIKIQRPHIYEIMEADIKLLRRACGMLKIAGQTGNLLDFKGVVDELWRTSQLEMDFIKEAENIDKFTSFNKDIKYIMCPIVFHQFTTRKMLVMTNLGGYQIDQKQFLTEEGYDMDEIATKAAENYVKQILDDGFFHADPHPGNIHVFQGKIAWIDFGMMGTLTADTQRIISKAVYAVVDDDIYDLEEAFLLLVKPEQEINQTQLIHQLDMIVEKYKETNFSDFNLGPLIEGCLTIIKTNKIQVPADLTLLARSMITMEGTLGKVSDHVNLLEILANHMRHKIQSELDLKTQMMQWAQVLYTNVRKGAAIPSMSADVLKQLKNGHLTLHVSQDPDMKTLREQRRNNHNLTLAIIIGVLYLSGSLMTISEIPKMLYGMPFISWVEYLVGTVLLVRLLLDLTKHV; encoded by the coding sequence ATGGCAAAAGACGCAAAAGAAACCCATTCTTCAAGACGTCTGAGCGAGATTTTATCAATCTTACAAAAACATCATATCATCCGTGGGCTGACCCCCGTCAAACTCCGCGAGATCTTAGAGGATCTCGGTCCTACGTATGTGAAGTTTGGACAAATTATGTCCATGCGCAGCGACATGCTGCCAAGCAGCTACACGAAGGAATTAGAAAAGCTTCGGACGGATGTCAGCCCAATGGATTTTACGACGGTCAAAGCGTCCATTGAAGAAGAGCTCGGGATGCCGCTCAAAGATGTCTTCGCATCCATCAACGAGAAACCGCTCGGCAGCGCTTCGATTGCCCAGGTCCATGAAGCAACCTTAGTCACCGGCGAAGAAGTGGTCATTAAAATCCAGCGTCCTCATATCTATGAGATTATGGAGGCGGATATTAAATTATTAAGACGGGCCTGCGGCATGTTAAAAATCGCCGGGCAGACCGGTAACCTCTTGGATTTCAAGGGAGTCGTCGATGAACTTTGGCGCACTTCACAGCTAGAAATGGACTTCATTAAAGAAGCGGAAAATATTGATAAGTTTACATCCTTCAACAAAGACATCAAATATATCATGTGTCCGATCGTCTTCCATCAGTTTACAACCAGAAAAATGTTAGTGATGACCAATTTAGGCGGTTATCAGATTGATCAGAAGCAGTTTTTAACTGAAGAAGGCTACGATATGGATGAAATTGCGACCAAAGCCGCGGAAAACTATGTCAAGCAGATCCTTGATGATGGCTTCTTTCATGCGGATCCTCACCCTGGCAATATCCATGTTTTTCAAGGTAAGATTGCCTGGATTGATTTTGGCATGATGGGCACCTTAACCGCTGATACGCAGCGCATTATTTCCAAAGCGGTGTATGCGGTCGTGGATGATGATATTTATGATTTGGAGGAAGCTTTCCTTTTACTGGTCAAGCCAGAACAGGAAATCAATCAGACCCAGCTGATTCATCAGCTTGATATGATTGTCGAAAAATATAAGGAAACCAACTTCTCTGATTTCAATTTAGGACCCCTGATTGAAGGCTGTCTGACGATTATTAAGACGAATAAAATTCAGGTCCCTGCGGATCTCACCTTATTGGCCCGTTCGATGATTACCATGGAAGGGACTTTAGGGAAAGTCAGTGATCACGTGAACCTGTTAGAAATCCTCGCTAATCATATGCGACATAAGATCCAAAGCGAATTAGATCTTAAAACGCAAATGATGCAATGGGCCCAGGTCCTCTATACCAACGTCCGCAAAGGAGCTGCCATTCCTTCAATGAGCGCTGATGTGCTCAAGCAATTGAAAAATGGCCATCTGACCCTGCATGTTTCACAGGATCCGGACATGAAGACCTTACGTGAACAAAGACGTAATAATCACAACTTAACTTTAGCGATTATTATTGGTGTCTTATATTTAAGCGGCTCGCTGATGACAATCAGCGAAATACCGAAAATGCTTTATGGCATGCCCTTTATTTCCTGGGTGGAGTATTTGGTAGGTACGGTGTTATTAGTCCGCTTACTCTTAGATTTAACCAAACATGTATAA
- a CDS encoding Crp/Fnr family transcriptional regulator, producing the protein MEMEFYRNLPLFKEMGAPELRDVLAHLQVEKRHYLKGETIFHQGECIHQIGLVVEGIVKGVNYDLMGHANVIARMERGDFFGESYALIGHVPMVVSIEVLKDCEIHFFDVQAILALNNEKLNRHLINILATKNIYLTRKLNAITPKSIRDRLLSYLSDQQAIHGSDVFDIPFNRQELADYLLVDRSSLSHELSLMQQEGLIRFKKNHFAILKQGESD; encoded by the coding sequence ATGGAAATGGAATTTTATCGAAATTTACCCTTATTCAAAGAAATGGGGGCCCCTGAATTACGGGATGTGTTAGCACATCTGCAGGTGGAAAAAAGACATTATTTAAAAGGCGAGACAATCTTTCATCAGGGTGAATGCATTCATCAGATTGGTTTGGTTGTTGAGGGCATTGTTAAAGGTGTCAACTATGATCTGATGGGTCATGCCAATGTCATCGCCCGGATGGAGCGCGGTGATTTCTTTGGGGAATCTTATGCGCTGATTGGGCATGTTCCGATGGTTGTATCGATCGAAGTGTTAAAAGACTGTGAGATTCACTTCTTTGATGTGCAGGCGATTTTAGCGTTGAATAATGAAAAGCTCAATCGTCATCTCATCAACATTCTTGCAACGAAAAATATTTATTTAACACGTAAGTTAAATGCGATTACACCTAAAAGCATCCGTGATCGTTTGCTTTCTTACTTATCGGATCAGCAGGCCATTCATGGCAGTGATGTCTTTGATATTCCTTTTAATCGTCAGGAACTCGCGGATTATCTCCTTGTTGATCGGTCTTCATTATCCCATGAGTTATCGCTCATGCAGCAGGAAGGCCTTATTCGCTTTAAGAAGAATCATTTTGCGATCCTGAAGCAAGGTGAGAGTGATTGA
- the murI gene encoding glutamate racemase: MLLRNKNVKEYIGVFDSGAGGVTVLKECTKLLPEENFYYYGDSKHAPYGEKSVKEVQDRTLEAMNQMVNHGVKAIVIACNTATSAAVNIVRNVYPQIPVIGVEPALKPAASAHQKVLVMATRNTLSLDKFHELAKQYGNAEVIPCACDHLAQTIEEGHLNDEVLDHLLHQLLDQYVGKCDSVVLGCTHYPIVKEKIVSILGGVPCYDGGEGTARQLKRKLEEHDLFNTTDVKGDVIFESSSPEAEALYQKIYNAL; the protein is encoded by the coding sequence ATGTTATTAAGAAATAAGAATGTGAAAGAATATATTGGTGTCTTTGACAGCGGTGCTGGCGGAGTCACCGTGTTAAAGGAATGCACAAAGTTATTACCGGAAGAAAACTTTTATTATTATGGTGACAGCAAGCATGCTCCTTATGGTGAAAAAAGTGTGAAAGAAGTACAGGATCGTACGCTGGAAGCGATGAATCAGATGGTGAATCATGGTGTTAAAGCCATTGTCATTGCCTGCAATACGGCCACTAGTGCAGCGGTTAATATTGTCCGTAACGTCTATCCGCAGATTCCAGTTATCGGTGTTGAACCAGCGTTAAAACCAGCCGCTAGTGCGCATCAGAAAGTTTTAGTGATGGCGACAAGAAATACGTTATCTTTAGATAAGTTTCATGAATTAGCTAAGCAGTATGGAAATGCGGAAGTGATTCCTTGCGCCTGTGATCATTTAGCGCAGACGATTGAAGAAGGTCATCTCAATGATGAGGTTTTAGATCATTTGTTACATCAGCTGCTTGATCAGTATGTTGGCAAATGTGACAGCGTTGTTTTAGGCTGTACCCATTATCCAATCGTTAAAGAGAAAATTGTATCAATCTTAGGCGGCGTTCCTTGTTACGACGGGGGTGAAGGCACGGCACGCCAGTTAAAGCGTAAATTAGAAGAACATGATCTTTTCAATACAACAGACGTGAAAGGTGATGTCATTTTTGAATCATCATC